In Vibrio sp. FE10, the following are encoded in one genomic region:
- the minE gene encoding cell division topological specificity factor MinE — MSLLEFFRPQKKTTANLAKERLQIIVAERRSHDDPAPSYLPQLKEDILKCIAKYVEVDPSMVDLTFEHKDDDISVLELNVKLPEEDR; from the coding sequence ATGTCATTACTAGAGTTTTTCAGACCACAAAAAAAGACAACCGCAAACCTAGCCAAAGAGCGTTTGCAGATCATTGTTGCTGAGCGACGCAGCCATGACGACCCTGCACCATCATACTTGCCGCAACTGAAAGAAGACATCTTGAAGTGTATTGCGAAGTATGTGGAAGTCGATCCATCAATGGTTGATCTGACTTTCGAACACAAAGATGACGACATCTCCGTATTAGAGCTGAACGTTAAGCTTCCAGAAGAAGATCGATAA
- a CDS encoding Slp family lipoprotein has protein sequence MFSLISKSRLFFLVAFSSMVMGCSSLPEELNANSEQVVTDYQEWVNTVPDAGDVRLGGVIAKVTNMQDKTRVEVVNLPISSNGKPDIDAEPKGRFVAYIDGYVEPLSFSEGRLVTLVGKSNGTEDGTIGDYPYTFPVMNVYNQRLWQITERVVINDFAPTYYSCRSLHCRSFQTMPKHGRVIQDVE, from the coding sequence ATGTTTTCTCTCATTTCTAAATCTCGCTTATTTTTCCTTGTCGCTTTCTCTTCGATGGTGATGGGCTGCTCCTCTTTACCTGAAGAACTTAATGCAAACTCTGAACAAGTCGTAACGGACTACCAAGAGTGGGTCAACACAGTGCCAGACGCTGGTGATGTTCGCTTAGGTGGTGTGATTGCTAAAGTCACTAACATGCAAGATAAGACTCGTGTTGAAGTGGTTAACTTACCTATCTCAAGTAACGGTAAGCCAGATATTGATGCCGAGCCAAAAGGGCGTTTTGTCGCTTACATTGATGGGTATGTTGAACCATTAAGCTTTTCTGAAGGCCGTTTAGTGACCTTAGTGGGTAAATCGAATGGCACTGAAGATGGCACCATTGGTGATTATCCTTATACCTTCCCAGTGATGAACGTTTACAATCAACGCTTGTGGCAGATAACGGAACGAGTCGTCATCAACGACTTTGCTCCAACGTATTACTCTTGCCGAAGCTTGCACTGTCGTAGTTTTCAGACAATGCCTAAGCACGGACGTGTGATTCAAGACGTGGAATAG
- a CDS encoding ATP-dependent DNA helicase, which translates to MISKTFSADGALGKAIPGFQPRQAQLDMAEAVSQAIEQQSQLVVEAGTGTGKTFAYLVPALLSGKKTIISTGSKNLQEQLFHRDLPLMVDALGFYGQVALLKGRSNYLCLDRLSRQMIESHGTHTDPTLLAQLVKVRSWSSATQTGDLGDCDDIAEDSPVIPTITSTNDNCLGKECPSYTDCFVLKARKKAMDSDVVVVNHHLFLADLAIKETGFGELIPEADVFIFDEAHQLPDIASQYFGQSVSSRQIQELAKDIEIAYRTEAKDMRQLQKVGERLIQSAADLRIVLGDTGFRGNWREALKSESIARELVRLQDALQLAVDVLKLALGRSQLLDTAFERATMIKSRIERVCDVSITGYSYWYDTTPRQFALHITPLSVADKFHEQIELKPGAWVFTSATLAVSDDFDHFTSRLGLKPSAQFSLPSPFDYPNQARLCVPRYLPEPNSPGLADKLVRMLAPVIEQNQGRCFFLCTSHSMMKELGERFRETLTVPVLLQGETSKQKTLAEFMELGNALLVATGAFWEGIDVRGDALSCVIIDKLPFTAPDDPLLKARIEDCKLKGGDPFAQVQLPDAVITLKQGVGRLIRDKRDNGALIICDNRLVTRDYGGVFLASLPPIPRTRDLGIIKEFLAKDHSTAAE; encoded by the coding sequence ATGATATCTAAAACGTTTTCTGCTGATGGTGCTCTGGGTAAAGCGATCCCTGGGTTTCAACCACGACAAGCTCAGTTGGACATGGCTGAAGCGGTCTCACAAGCCATTGAGCAACAAAGCCAATTGGTTGTTGAGGCAGGGACAGGTACCGGTAAGACGTTTGCTTACCTCGTGCCAGCGCTGCTAAGTGGCAAGAAAACCATCATTAGTACGGGGTCTAAAAACCTTCAAGAGCAGCTGTTTCATCGTGATTTACCGTTAATGGTCGATGCGCTTGGCTTTTATGGTCAGGTTGCCCTGCTGAAAGGTCGCTCAAACTATTTGTGTTTAGACCGCTTGAGCCGCCAGATGATCGAAAGTCATGGAACTCATACCGATCCGACATTGTTAGCGCAGTTGGTGAAAGTGCGCAGCTGGTCGTCGGCGACTCAAACTGGTGACTTAGGTGATTGCGATGATATTGCTGAAGATAGCCCGGTTATTCCAACCATTACCTCAACTAACGACAACTGCTTAGGTAAAGAATGCCCAAGCTACACCGATTGCTTTGTGCTGAAAGCGCGTAAAAAAGCGATGGATTCAGATGTTGTCGTAGTAAACCACCACCTGTTCCTCGCGGATTTAGCGATTAAAGAAACTGGGTTTGGTGAGCTTATTCCAGAGGCTGATGTGTTTATTTTCGATGAAGCGCACCAACTTCCTGATATCGCCAGCCAGTATTTCGGACAATCAGTATCAAGCAGACAAATCCAAGAATTAGCCAAAGACATTGAAATCGCTTACCGCACTGAAGCTAAAGACATGCGTCAGCTGCAAAAGGTTGGCGAGAGGCTCATTCAATCAGCTGCTGACCTACGCATTGTGCTCGGTGATACGGGCTTTCGTGGCAATTGGCGTGAAGCATTGAAGTCAGAGTCGATTGCGAGAGAGCTAGTTCGCCTACAAGATGCGTTGCAACTGGCTGTCGATGTCTTGAAATTAGCATTGGGTCGAAGCCAGTTGTTAGACACGGCCTTCGAGCGCGCAACTATGATTAAGTCGCGTATCGAACGTGTATGTGATGTGTCGATTACCGGTTATTCTTATTGGTATGACACGACGCCAAGACAATTTGCTTTGCACATCACACCGCTTTCAGTTGCCGATAAATTCCACGAACAAATCGAGCTTAAACCCGGTGCTTGGGTGTTTACCTCAGCAACGCTAGCGGTGTCGGATGATTTCGATCACTTTACCTCTCGACTTGGATTAAAGCCGTCGGCACAGTTTTCATTGCCGAGCCCATTTGATTACCCGAATCAGGCGCGCTTGTGTGTGCCTCGTTACCTTCCAGAGCCAAATAGTCCAGGCTTGGCTGACAAATTAGTCAGAATGCTGGCTCCCGTGATTGAGCAAAACCAAGGTCGCTGCTTCTTCCTGTGTACCTCACACAGCATGATGAAAGAGTTGGGCGAGCGATTCCGTGAAACGCTGACTGTACCCGTTCTATTACAAGGTGAGACCAGTAAGCAAAAAACCTTAGCGGAATTCATGGAATTAGGTAACGCATTGCTGGTGGCCACGGGGGCATTCTGGGAGGGGATCGATGTTAGGGGCGACGCATTAAGCTGTGTTATCATCGATAAATTGCCCTTTACCGCCCCAGACGACCCGTTACTTAAGGCTCGAATCGAGGACTGTAAGCTAAAAGGGGGTGATCCTTTTGCACAAGTGCAGTTACCAGACGCAGTGATTACCTTGAAACAAGGTGTTGGCCGATTAATACGTGATAAGCGTGATAATGGCGCTTTGATTATTTGCGATAACCGCTTGGTGACCCGTGATTACGGTGGTGTATTTTTGGCGAGTTTACCGCCTATCCCACGTACTCGTGACTTAGGGATCATTAAAGAATTCTTAGCTAAAGACCATTCAACCGCTGCTGAGTAA
- the fadD gene encoding long-chain-fatty-acid--CoA ligase FadD — MDKPWLSRYPSDVPETINPDQYPSLIEMFEQSVQKYADQPAFENMGSIMTFRKLEERSRAFAAYLQNDLKLKKGDRVALMMPNLLQYPIALFGVLRAGMIAVNVNPLYTPRELEHQLNDSGAKAIVIVSNFASTLEKVVDKTPVKHVVLTSLGQMLPRAKGTIVDFVVKYVKGMVPKYDLPGAISFRKALHKGRRLQYVKPFMAGDDIAFLQYTGGTTGVAKGAILTHRNMIANVLQAKGAYSPVLQEGRELVVTALPLYHVFALTVNCLLFVEMGGRNLLITNPRDIPGFIKELQKVPFTAITGVNTLFNALVNNEDFHELDFSNMRLSVGGGMAVQRAVAEQWKKATGVHLLEGYGLTECAPLVTGNPYDLKDYTGAIGLPVPSTEVRIVDDEGKVVGNDQVGELQVRGPQVMQGYWQRPEATKEVIDQDGWLSTGDIVKFDDEGLLYIVDRKKDMILVSGFNVYPNEIEDVVALHGKVLEVAAIGQPHEVSGELVKIYVVKRDPSLTKEDIIAHCREHLTGYKIPKLIEFREELPKTNVGKILRRVLREENDAELAKRASE; from the coding sequence GTGGACAAACCTTGGCTTTCACGTTATCCAAGTGACGTACCAGAGACGATCAACCCAGATCAGTACCCATCTCTTATTGAAATGTTCGAACAGTCGGTACAGAAGTACGCAGACCAACCAGCATTCGAGAACATGGGATCTATCATGACATTCCGTAAGCTTGAAGAGCGCAGTCGTGCTTTTGCTGCTTACTTGCAGAATGATCTAAAACTGAAGAAAGGCGATCGTGTCGCGCTGATGATGCCAAACCTGCTGCAATACCCAATTGCACTCTTTGGTGTACTGCGTGCAGGTATGATTGCAGTGAACGTCAACCCACTGTACACGCCTCGTGAACTTGAACACCAATTGAATGACTCTGGCGCAAAGGCGATTGTTATCGTTTCTAACTTTGCGAGCACGCTAGAAAAAGTCGTTGATAAAACTCCGGTTAAACATGTTGTGCTAACCAGCTTGGGGCAAATGCTGCCACGAGCAAAAGGTACGATTGTCGACTTCGTAGTGAAATACGTAAAAGGCATGGTGCCTAAGTACGACCTGCCGGGTGCTATCTCATTCAGAAAAGCACTGCATAAAGGCCGTCGCCTACAATACGTGAAGCCATTTATGGCTGGCGATGACATCGCATTCCTACAGTACACCGGTGGTACAACGGGCGTAGCGAAGGGCGCAATCCTAACGCACCGCAATATGATTGCGAACGTACTTCAAGCGAAAGGGGCATACAGCCCGGTACTGCAAGAAGGCCGTGAATTGGTGGTAACGGCATTGCCGCTTTACCACGTGTTCGCACTGACTGTGAACTGCTTACTGTTTGTTGAGATGGGTGGTCGTAACCTTCTGATTACTAACCCTCGTGACATTCCAGGCTTTATTAAAGAGCTACAAAAGGTTCCGTTTACCGCGATTACTGGTGTAAACACCTTGTTCAATGCTTTAGTGAATAACGAAGATTTCCACGAGCTGGATTTCAGTAACATGCGTTTATCTGTTGGCGGTGGTATGGCGGTTCAACGCGCTGTTGCTGAGCAATGGAAGAAAGCGACAGGTGTCCACCTACTGGAAGGCTATGGTTTAACCGAATGTGCTCCTCTGGTAACAGGTAACCCATACGATCTGAAAGACTACACAGGTGCAATCGGCCTACCAGTACCATCAACAGAAGTTCGTATTGTTGATGATGAAGGTAAAGTGGTTGGCAATGACCAAGTGGGTGAATTGCAGGTTCGTGGTCCTCAAGTGATGCAAGGCTACTGGCAACGTCCAGAAGCGACTAAAGAAGTGATCGACCAAGATGGTTGGTTATCGACGGGTGATATCGTTAAGTTTGATGACGAAGGCTTGTTGTACATCGTAGACCGTAAGAAAGACATGATTCTTGTGTCTGGCTTCAACGTTTACCCGAACGAGATTGAAGACGTAGTGGCTCTGCATGGCAAAGTGTTGGAAGTTGCGGCTATCGGCCAACCTCATGAAGTGTCTGGTGAGTTAGTTAAGATTTACGTGGTGAAACGTGACCCTAGCCTAACCAAAGAAGATATTATCGCGCACTGCCGTGAACACCTAACAGGCTACAAGATCCCTAAATTGATTGAGTTCCGTGAAGAACTACCAAAAACCAATGTAGGCAAAATCTTGCGCCGAGTGCTTCGTGAAGAAAACGACGCAGAGCTTGCCAAACGCGCAAGTGAGTAA
- the rnd gene encoding ribonuclease D, translating to MDYQIITQVKDLERVCQQAREADVVMLDTEFVRTRTYYPQLGLIQLFDGETLSLIDPIALDEMTPFVGLLKDTSVLKVLHACGEDLEVFQNAFGCTPTPMVDTQIMAAFLGHGLSTGFAALVSEFVGVDLDKSESRTDWLARPLSQKQLDYAAADVHYLMPMYNKLLEKVMEAGWWEAAQQESDLQVAKRIRKANPDNAYLDIKGAWQLKPQQLAILRPLATWRLKEAIKRDLALNFVFKEQDLWAVARFAMKDPKHMEQEGFDYRSVRRHGAKISSIVKLAEHTPEEEYPAPVERLMDYPGYKQLFKVLKDEVKTASQHSGLATEFLASKKQLNQVLSWIWKYDRNPEKLPDVMQGWRLDVVGEKLNKAIK from the coding sequence GTGGATTATCAAATCATTACCCAAGTTAAAGACCTTGAGCGAGTTTGCCAACAAGCACGTGAAGCCGATGTTGTTATGCTTGATACAGAGTTCGTTCGTACAAGAACCTATTACCCTCAATTAGGCTTAATTCAGTTATTTGATGGTGAAACGCTGTCACTGATTGATCCTATTGCTCTTGATGAAATGACACCGTTTGTTGGGCTGTTGAAAGACACGTCAGTACTGAAAGTGTTGCATGCGTGTGGCGAAGATCTGGAAGTTTTCCAGAACGCATTTGGTTGTACGCCAACACCAATGGTGGATACGCAGATCATGGCGGCCTTCTTAGGTCATGGTCTTTCAACTGGCTTTGCAGCTCTGGTTTCTGAGTTTGTAGGCGTTGACCTAGATAAGAGTGAATCTCGTACTGATTGGCTAGCGCGTCCGCTTTCTCAAAAGCAACTCGACTACGCAGCAGCAGACGTTCACTACTTGATGCCAATGTACAACAAGCTTCTAGAAAAAGTGATGGAAGCGGGCTGGTGGGAAGCAGCGCAGCAAGAGTCTGATTTACAAGTGGCAAAGCGCATCCGTAAAGCAAACCCAGACAACGCTTACCTTGATATCAAAGGCGCGTGGCAGCTCAAGCCTCAGCAACTAGCTATTTTAAGACCGCTAGCAACTTGGCGTTTAAAAGAAGCGATCAAGCGTGATTTAGCGTTGAACTTTGTCTTTAAAGAGCAAGACTTATGGGCCGTGGCTCGATTTGCAATGAAAGACCCTAAGCATATGGAACAGGAAGGTTTTGATTACCGCTCTGTACGTCGCCATGGTGCGAAGATCAGCTCTATCGTGAAGTTAGCTGAGCATACGCCAGAAGAAGAATACCCAGCGCCAGTAGAACGTCTAATGGACTACCCAGGTTACAAGCAACTCTTTAAAGTGTTGAAAGATGAAGTGAAAACAGCATCGCAACACAGTGGTTTAGCGACGGAATTTTTGGCGTCGAAGAAGCAACTTAATCAAGTGTTAAGCTGGATTTGGAAGTACGATCGTAATCCAGAGAAGCTACCTGATGTAATGCAAGGTTGGCGTCTAGACGTAGTAGGCGAGAAGCTAAACAAAGCAATCAAATAA
- the argS gene encoding arginine--tRNA ligase: protein MNIQALINDKVSQALEAAGAPAGSPAAVRQSAKPQFGDYQANGVMGVAKRLGTNPREFAQKVLDVLNLDGIASKVEIAGPGFLNIFLDEAFLAQQADSALADSRLGVAAAEAQTIVADYSAPNVAKEMHVGHLRSTIIGDAVVRTLEFLGHKVIRANHIGDWGTQFGMLIANLERIQAETGEVSMELSDLEQFYRESKKLYDEDEEFAVKARGYVVKLQSGDAYCAEMWKKLVDVTMVQNQRNYDRLNVSLTRDDVMGESMYNHMLSNIVADLQAQGLAKESDGAQVVFLDEYKNKDGDPMGVIVQKRDGGFLYTTTDIACAKYRFEELGADRVLYFIDSRQHQHLMQAWTIVRKAGYVPESVSLEHHAFGMMLGKDGKPFKTRAGGTVRLADLLDEAEVRATQLIESKNPELAEDEKKTIANTVAMAAVKYADLSKHRTTDYVFDWENMLAFEGNTAPYMQYAYTRVASIFAKAGISMDSLEGEIKITEEKEKALIAKLLQFEEAVQSVAREGQPHIMCSYLFELAGQFSSFYEACPILVAEDETVKQSRLKLAALTAKTIKQGLSLLGIETLERM, encoded by the coding sequence GTGAATATCCAAGCACTGATTAATGACAAAGTATCTCAGGCTCTAGAAGCCGCTGGCGCACCTGCAGGCTCTCCTGCGGCTGTTCGCCAATCTGCAAAACCACAATTTGGTGACTACCAAGCAAACGGCGTTATGGGTGTTGCTAAACGACTAGGCACTAACCCTCGAGAATTTGCTCAAAAAGTATTGGACGTTCTAAACCTAGACGGTATCGCTTCTAAAGTTGAAATCGCAGGTCCAGGTTTCCTAAACATCTTCCTAGATGAAGCATTCCTAGCACAACAAGCAGACTCAGCACTGGCTGACTCTCGCCTTGGTGTTGCAGCAGCTGAAGCACAAACCATTGTTGCTGACTACTCTGCACCAAACGTTGCAAAAGAAATGCACGTTGGCCACCTACGTTCAACGATCATCGGTGATGCTGTTGTTCGTACACTTGAGTTCTTAGGTCATAAAGTTATCCGTGCTAACCACATTGGTGACTGGGGTACTCAATTCGGTATGCTTATCGCAAACCTTGAGCGTATCCAAGCTGAAACTGGCGAAGTTTCAATGGAGCTTTCAGATCTTGAACAGTTCTACCGTGAATCTAAAAAGCTTTACGACGAAGACGAAGAATTCGCAGTAAAAGCACGTGGCTACGTAGTGAAACTGCAAAGCGGCGACGCATACTGCGCTGAAATGTGGAAAAAGCTGGTTGACGTAACTATGGTTCAAAACCAACGTAACTACGATCGCCTAAACGTATCACTGACACGTGATGATGTGATGGGTGAAAGTATGTACAACCACATGCTTTCAAACATCGTTGCTGATCTACAAGCACAAGGCCTAGCAAAAGAGTCTGACGGCGCACAAGTTGTATTCCTAGACGAATACAAAAACAAAGACGGCGACCCTATGGGCGTTATCGTGCAAAAACGTGACGGTGGCTTCCTTTACACCACAACCGATATTGCCTGTGCTAAATACCGTTTCGAAGAACTGGGCGCAGATCGCGTACTTTACTTCATTGACTCTCGTCAGCACCAACACCTAATGCAAGCTTGGACTATCGTTCGTAAAGCGGGTTATGTTCCTGAGTCTGTATCTCTTGAGCACCACGCATTCGGCATGATGCTAGGTAAAGATGGTAAGCCATTTAAAACTCGTGCAGGCGGTACAGTTCGTCTTGCTGATCTTCTGGATGAAGCAGAAGTACGTGCAACTCAGCTAATTGAATCTAAAAACCCTGAGCTAGCAGAAGACGAGAAAAAAACCATCGCGAACACAGTTGCTATGGCGGCTGTTAAATACGCAGACCTTTCTAAGCACCGTACCACTGATTACGTGTTCGACTGGGAAAACATGCTGGCATTTGAAGGCAACACAGCACCGTACATGCAGTACGCGTACACTCGTGTCGCTTCAATCTTTGCTAAAGCAGGCATTTCTATGGACTCTCTTGAAGGTGAAATCAAAATCACTGAAGAGAAAGAGAAAGCACTTATCGCGAAACTTCTACAATTTGAAGAAGCGGTACAGTCTGTTGCTCGTGAAGGTCAACCACACATCATGTGTAGCTACCTGTTCGAACTTGCTGGTCAATTCTCTAGCTTCTACGAAGCATGCCCTATCCTTGTGGCTGAAGACGAAACCGTTAAACAGAGCCGCCTGAAGCTTGCTGCACTAACAGCGAAGACTATCAAGCAAGGCCTGTCGCTTCTAGGTATCGAAACTCTAGAGCGTATGTAA
- the purU gene encoding formyltetrahydrofolate deformylase — MERKTLLTHCTDAPGLISKITNICYKHQLNIIHNNEFVDNTSGHFFMRTELEGYFNDETLLADLDQALPEKTKRKLVDSSRKRVVILVTKEAHCLGDILMKNFDGSLDVEIAAVVGNYDTLQSLTERFDIPYHHVSHEGLNREEHEKKMLEVIDQYEADYLVLAKYMRVLTPGFVEKYNHKIINIHHSFLPAFIGAKPYQQAYERGVKIIGATAHFVTNDLDEGPIIKQDVIPVDHNFSAKDMAQAGRDVEKNVLSKALNKVINDHVFVYGNKTVIL; from the coding sequence ATGGAAAGAAAAACTTTATTAACACATTGTACTGACGCCCCAGGCCTCATCTCAAAGATCACCAACATTTGTTACAAGCACCAACTCAATATTATTCACAACAATGAGTTCGTTGATAACACTAGTGGCCACTTCTTTATGCGTACCGAGCTAGAGGGTTACTTCAATGACGAAACCTTACTTGCCGATTTAGATCAAGCGCTACCAGAAAAGACAAAACGTAAGCTTGTTGATTCATCTCGCAAGCGTGTAGTGATACTCGTGACTAAAGAAGCTCACTGCCTTGGCGATATTCTGATGAAGAACTTCGATGGCAGTTTGGATGTCGAAATTGCCGCTGTTGTTGGCAATTACGATACCCTACAAAGCTTAACCGAGCGTTTTGATATTCCTTACCATCATGTTTCTCACGAGGGATTAAACCGTGAAGAACATGAAAAGAAGATGCTTGAAGTGATTGACCAGTATGAGGCGGACTATCTAGTTCTTGCTAAATACATGCGAGTACTGACTCCGGGTTTTGTTGAGAAGTACAACCACAAAATCATCAACATCCACCACAGCTTCTTGCCAGCATTCATTGGTGCTAAACCATACCAGCAAGCTTATGAGCGCGGCGTAAAAATCATTGGTGCAACGGCGCACTTCGTGACAAACGATCTCGATGAAGGCCCGATCATCAAGCAAGATGTTATTCCAGTGGATCACAACTTCAGCGCGAAAGACATGGCTCAAGCGGGTCGTGACGTCGAGAAGAACGTATTGAGTAAGGCTCTAAACAAAGTGATCAATGATCATGTGTTTGTTTACGGCAACAAGACTGTAATTCTGTAA
- a CDS encoding VOC family protein, whose translation MTMSLKLAELEPQQMIARLDTFMAKIENLGNTLGLDLSFAQADHIALRINETELAKSAHQAWSEYGSTISEAMINGRPIVVLAFDEPLQSLGWKIECLELPYPAEGKIYPSQDWEHVEFVIPSHAQTADEYLADLKETYPQFAVKFETFAEQGIKIKLSSPKGEGERLNNPTVAFKHQGICIKLHPHSLKKIVESEQA comes from the coding sequence ATGACGATGAGCCTGAAGCTAGCCGAACTGGAACCACAACAAATGATTGCGCGCCTTGATACGTTTATGGCGAAAATTGAGAACCTAGGAAATACATTGGGTTTGGATTTAAGCTTTGCTCAAGCGGATCATATTGCACTAAGAATCAATGAAACTGAGCTTGCGAAATCAGCACATCAAGCATGGTCTGAATACGGCTCTACGATTTCAGAAGCGATGATTAACGGTCGTCCCATTGTGGTGTTGGCTTTTGATGAACCATTGCAAAGTCTTGGCTGGAAGATTGAGTGTTTAGAGCTTCCGTATCCTGCAGAAGGTAAAATTTACCCATCTCAAGACTGGGAGCATGTTGAGTTTGTGATTCCTTCTCATGCGCAAACGGCCGACGAGTATCTAGCGGATCTTAAAGAAACCTACCCACAGTTCGCCGTTAAGTTTGAAACTTTTGCTGAGCAAGGTATTAAGATAAAACTCTCTAGCCCGAAAGGCGAGGGTGAACGTTTGAATAACCCAACGGTTGCATTCAAGCATCAAGGGATTTGCATCAAACTGCATCCACACTCTTTGAAGAAGATTGTTGAATCTGAACAAGCTTAA
- a CDS encoding alpha/beta hydrolase — MIEKSYSLASGTLATQQIGNPETTATTVVFIHGWLDNSASFSSVISNLEALSPNSHLVAIDLFGHGFSSHKSGSYYPFHDYIDDLHQLVIKLSPNRLVLVGHSLGALIASCYSAAFPEKVSGLIQIEGHGPLSEAPYETVSRLRDGVLSRLRQRRKPSRPLASLEDAIKLRAHANQIKAELIAPIVERGIVELSTVDRAVVAQAAFDQATVDQVALSQAIDDQGIAEFDNSWQWQWRCDPNLKCDSLYRMSQAHAEAIMAAIECPQLIVLGNDGFRHLQHNRYKSAHSSLNIETVPGGHHCHLESPELVSELILGVVNKI, encoded by the coding sequence ATGATTGAAAAGTCATATTCCCTTGCGAGCGGGACGCTTGCAACACAACAGATAGGTAACCCAGAAACGACCGCTACGACGGTCGTTTTTATTCATGGGTGGTTAGATAACTCCGCGAGTTTTTCTTCTGTTATCTCGAATCTAGAAGCACTTTCACCAAACTCTCACCTAGTTGCGATAGATCTCTTTGGTCATGGCTTCTCATCGCATAAGTCGGGCAGTTACTATCCGTTTCACGACTATATTGATGATTTGCATCAGTTGGTGATTAAATTATCACCAAACAGACTGGTACTAGTAGGACATTCACTTGGTGCATTGATCGCAAGTTGTTATAGTGCCGCCTTTCCTGAAAAGGTGTCAGGATTAATTCAAATTGAAGGTCACGGACCTCTTTCTGAAGCTCCCTACGAAACAGTCTCTCGCTTGAGGGATGGGGTACTCAGTCGTCTTCGACAGCGAAGAAAGCCTTCACGTCCTCTAGCAAGTCTTGAGGATGCTATTAAGCTGAGAGCTCACGCCAACCAAATCAAAGCAGAACTTATTGCTCCTATTGTTGAACGAGGAATCGTTGAGCTAAGTACTGTTGATCGAGCTGTTGTTGCTCAAGCTGCTTTTGATCAAGCGACAGTAGATCAAGTTGCTCTTAGTCAGGCGATTGATGACCAAGGTATTGCCGAGTTCGATAACTCTTGGCAATGGCAATGGCGATGCGACCCTAACCTAAAATGTGACTCGTTATATCGAATGTCACAAGCGCATGCTGAAGCGATCATGGCGGCTATTGAATGCCCTCAATTAATAGTTTTAGGAAATGATGGATTCCGACATTTGCAGCATAATCGCTACAAATCAGCCCATAGTTCTCTGAATATAGAGACTGTTCCTGGCGGACATCATTGCCATTTAGAGAGCCCAGAGCTAGTTTCAGAGCTAATTCTTGGTGTAGTTAACAAAATTTAA
- the tsaB gene encoding tRNA (adenosine(37)-N6)-threonylcarbamoyltransferase complex dimerization subunit type 1 TsaB: MSAKILAVDTATENCSVALVMGDQVFARSEEAPRDHTKKILPMVDEVLKEANIALTDIDAIAFGQGPGSFTGVRIGIGIAQGLAFGADLPMIGVSTLAAMAQGSYRKFGETHVATAIDARMSEVYWARYSREQDGRWTAVDAECVTPPSELAAHLEVDSETWAKVGTGWEAYTEHMDTLAINTKACEVLFPEAQDMAFLAQFAYSEGKAVSAEESEPVYLRDKVTWKKLPGRE, from the coding sequence ATGAGCGCGAAAATTCTTGCAGTAGATACCGCAACTGAAAACTGTTCAGTTGCACTAGTAATGGGTGACCAGGTGTTCGCACGTAGCGAAGAGGCTCCTCGAGACCATACGAAAAAAATTCTACCTATGGTTGATGAAGTACTGAAAGAAGCGAACATCGCTTTAACAGATATCGACGCAATCGCGTTTGGCCAAGGCCCGGGCAGTTTCACGGGCGTACGTATTGGTATTGGTATTGCTCAAGGCTTGGCTTTTGGTGCTGATTTACCGATGATCGGTGTGTCTACACTGGCAGCGATGGCTCAGGGCAGCTACCGTAAATTTGGTGAAACTCACGTAGCAACAGCGATTGATGCGCGCATGAGTGAAGTGTACTGGGCTCGTTACAGCCGTGAACAAGACGGTCGTTGGACTGCAGTTGATGCTGAATGTGTCACACCTCCAAGCGAATTGGCTGCGCATCTTGAAGTGGATTCTGAGACATGGGCAAAAGTAGGCACCGGTTGGGAAGCGTACACAGAGCACATGGATACACTAGCGATCAACACCAAAGCGTGTGAAGTTCTGTTCCCAGAAGCGCAAGATATGGCGTTCCTTGCTCAATTTGCTTATTCAGAAGGTAAAGCGGTTTCAGCTGAAGAATCTGAGCCAGTTTACCTGCGTGATAAAGTGACTTGGAAGAAACTACCAGGTCGTGAATAA